The nucleotide window CTGGGACCGTCCGATCCGGCCGCCGACGAACAGCCCCAGCCCGGCCGGGATCAGCACCAGCAGCGCCGAGAACGCCGCGCCGCCGGTCAGTGCCCCGCCCAGCTCGGACACGCCCGTCTGGTCCACGAACACCGCGCGGCCGATCACGTACAGGATCCCCGCCACCGGGCCCGCGACCAGCGCCGCGATGAACCACACGCGGCCGCGGTCGGGCAGGCCCCGCCACGCGTCCAGCGCGCTCCACAGCGCCGCCGCGCCGACCAGGACCGCCAGGGCCAGTGACACCGGAAGCGCCTGGTCCGTCGGGTGGTACACGGCGTACTTGGCCAGCAAGGTGATGGCCGCGCCGTGCAACACCGCCATGACCAGTCCGCGAATCACCCAGGCGCTCATGCTGCGGAGTGTAGGCGCCGCCGGGGAACTAGGCTGGTACGCGTGCCTGAAACCCATGGACGACGTCGTGCCGCGCTGCGCGGGCTCCTGACCGGGGCCGGTGTCGAGGCGCTGCTGGTCACCGACCTGCTGAACATCCGCTACCTCACCGGGTTCACCGGCTCCAACGCCGCCCTGCTGCTCCACGCCGGCGGGGACGGCGAGACGCTCTTCTGCACCGACGGCCGCTACACCACCCAGTCGGCCGCCGAGGTGCCCGACCTCGAGACCGTCGTCGACCGGGCCAGCGCCGCCGCGCTCGTCGCGAAAGCCGCGAAGGCCCCCCAGACGTACGGGCAGCTCGGGTTCGAGAGCCAGCACGTCAGCGTCGAGCAGTACGAAGCCCTCCGGCAGGAGGTGCCCCTCAAGCGCACCCCCGGCCTGGTCGAGAAGCTGCGCGAGGTCAAGGACGAAGCCGAGATCGAGGCGCTGCGCCAGGCGTGCGCCGCCGCCGACCGGGCACTCGACGACCTGCTCGCCGCCGGTGGCCTGCGGCCCGGGCGGACCGAGCTGGAGATCGCCCGTGACCTGGAGAACCGGATGCTGGAGCACGGCTCGGCCGCGCCCAGCTTCGCGTCCATCATCGCCGCCGGCGCGCACTCGGCCATCCCGCACCACCAGCCGACGCACGCCGAGCTCAAGCGCGGCGACTTCGTGAAGCTGGACTTCGGCGCGACCGTCGACGGCTACCACTCCGACATGACCCGCACCTTCGTCCTCGGCGCGCCCGCGGACTGGCAGCGGGAGGTCTACGAGCTCGTGCACGCCGCGCAGGCGGCCGGGGTCGACGCCGTCGTGCCGGGCACCGAGGTGTCCGATGTGGACGCCGCCGCGCGGAAGGTGATCGCGGACGCGGGCCACGGGGAGCACTTCGCGCACGGCCTCGGGCACGGCGTCGGCCTGCAGATCCACGAGGCGCCCAGCTTCGCCGCGACGGGCGTCGGTACACTGGCCGCCGGTATGGCGGTCACCGTCGAGCCCGGCGTGTACCTGGCGGGGCGCGGTGGCGTGCGCATCGAGGACACGCTCGTCGTGCGGGCTGGGGAGCCCGAACTCCTCACCCTGAGCACCAAGAACCTCGTGGTCGTCTGACAGCGGCCCCGAACCCGAAGATTCGACACAGGAGACTGCAAGCTCGTGGCCACGACCAACGACCTGAAGAACGGGCTCGTCCTCAACCTCGAGGGCCAGCTGTGGACCGTCACCGCGTTCCAGCACGTCAAGCCGGGCAAGGGCGGCGCCTTCGTGCGCACGACGCTCAAGCACGTGCTCACCGGCAAGGTGGTCGACAAGACGTTCAACGCGGGCACGAAGGTCGAGACGGCGACGGTCGACCGCCGGAACATGACCTACCTCTACAAGGAGGGGCAGGACTTCGTGTTCATGGACGGTGACACCTACGACCAGATCACCGTCTCGCCCGAGGTCGTCGGCGACAACGCCAACTACATGCTCGAGAACACCGAGGTCCAGGTCGCGGTGCACGAGAACGAGCCGCTGTACGTCGAGCTGCCGACGTCGGTCGAGCTGGTCGTCCAGCACACCGACCCCGGCCTGCAGGGCGACCGCTCCACCGGCGGCACCAAGCCGGCCACGCTGGAGACCGGCGCGGAGATCCAGGTCCCGCTGTTCCTGACCACCGGCGAGAAGATCAAGGTCGACACCCGCGACGGCCGTTACCTGGGCCGCGTCTCCAGCTGATGCCGACGTCGAAACCCCACCCGAACCGCGGCGGCGCGATCAGCCGTCGTCAGGCTCGCCGCCGCGCGGTGGAAATGCTGTACGAGGCCGCGCAGCGCGACACCGACGCGGTGACGCTGCTGGCCGACCGGGTCGGCGCGACGGACGTCGACCCGATCGCGGACTACACGATCAGCCTGGTCGAGGGCGTCACCGGGCGGAAGACCCAGATCGACGAGCTGCTGGCCGAGCACGCGCAGGGCTGGACACTGGAGCGGATGCCGAAGGTCGACCTCGCGGTGCTGCGCGTCGGCGTCTACGAGCTGCTCTGGGCCGAGGACGTGCCGGACCCGGTCGCGATCGACGAGGCCGTGGGCCTGGCGAAGGAACTGTCCACGGACGACTCGCCGCGGTTCGTGAACGGCGTGCTGGGCCGCATCGGCACGATCGCCGACCGCCTGCGCGCCGTTCTCTGAGTGCTGCGGGCCCCCCGACGAGTCAGTGAGCGTCTCCGGTGCCCCACCGGGGAACGCTCACTGCGTCGGTTTCGCGCACTCTCGGATCCGGATCAGTCCTCCTTGGAGGGCCGCGCCTCCGGCGGCAGGACGCCCCAGTCGATGAGCTGCTCGGTCAGCTCGCCCGGGGTCATGTCGTAGATGATCGCCAGGGACCGCAGGTCCTCCGTGCGGATCGAGAGCACCTTGCCGTTGTAGTCGCCGCGCTGGCTCTGGATCGTCGCGGCGTACCGCGCGAGCGGGCCCACCTTTTCGGCCGGCAGCTGCTGCAGGCGCTCGAGGTTGATCACGATCTTGGTGGCGGGCTCGGCACCGGAGGGGACCCGGCCCTCGGGCAGCAGCTCGACCACCGGCACACCGTAGAAGTCGGCCAGCTCGGCCAGCTTCTGCACGGTGACGGCGCGGTCGCCACGCTCGTACGAGCCGACGACGACGGCCTTCCAGCGCCCACCGGACTTCTGCTCGACCCCGTGCAGGGACAGGCCCTGCTGCTGGCGGATCCCGCGGAGCTTGGCCCCGAGCGCCTTGGCGTAATCGCCCATCTGGTCGTTCTCCGTTCTTCACCCCCTCCCGGTCGGGGTGACCGAGCACGGGGGACTCGCTGAGTCGAATACTCAGAGTAATGGTTACGCATTGTTGTCACCAGGTCAAGCAGAAGCTTGCCGCGAATCACGCCACACCACCCGGAAGACTGAGCAAAGTGCCTGCTACTGTCGGTGGGAAAGCCCCGACCAGCAGGGGAACAGACGTCCTTTAAGGACCCGTCCGGTGAGGCGGGGAAGGAGTCCGGTTTGTCGTCACGCCCGCGTGACGCGGCTGGTTCGGCCGGAGAGCGCGAGCTCCTGACGGCCGGCGATGTCGCGCGCACGATCGCCCGAATGGCCCATCAGGTCATCGAAAAGACCGCGAACGGTGCGGAGAGCACTACCCCGCCCGTGTTGCTCGGCATCCCGTCCCGGGGCACGCCGCTCGCCGCCCGCCTCGCCGACAAGATCGGCGAGTTCTCCGGGGCCCGCCCGCCCACCGGCGCCCTCGACGTCACCCTCTACCGGGACGACCTCCGCCGCCGCCCGCCGCGCGCGCTCGAACAGACGCAGCTGC belongs to Amycolatopsis tolypomycina and includes:
- the pyrR gene encoding bifunctional pyr operon transcriptional regulator/uracil phosphoribosyltransferase PyrR; amino-acid sequence: MSSRPRDAAGSAGERELLTAGDVARTIARMAHQVIEKTANGAESTTPPVLLGIPSRGTPLAARLADKIGEFSGARPPTGALDVTLYRDDLRRRPPRALEQTQLPPDGIDDRVVILVDDVLFSGRTIRAALDALRDHGRPRAVQLAVLVDRGHRELPIRADYVGKNVPTARTEGVSVLLAEIDGRDAVLLRSSDTAAGEDS
- the efp gene encoding elongation factor P; translated protein: MATTNDLKNGLVLNLEGQLWTVTAFQHVKPGKGGAFVRTTLKHVLTGKVVDKTFNAGTKVETATVDRRNMTYLYKEGQDFVFMDGDTYDQITVSPEVVGDNANYMLENTEVQVAVHENEPLYVELPTSVELVVQHTDPGLQGDRSTGGTKPATLETGAEIQVPLFLTTGEKIKVDTRDGRYLGRVSS
- a CDS encoding M24 family metallopeptidase, coding for MPETHGRRRAALRGLLTGAGVEALLVTDLLNIRYLTGFTGSNAALLLHAGGDGETLFCTDGRYTTQSAAEVPDLETVVDRASAAALVAKAAKAPQTYGQLGFESQHVSVEQYEALRQEVPLKRTPGLVEKLREVKDEAEIEALRQACAAADRALDDLLAAGGLRPGRTELEIARDLENRMLEHGSAAPSFASIIAAGAHSAIPHHQPTHAELKRGDFVKLDFGATVDGYHSDMTRTFVLGAPADWQREVYELVHAAQAAGVDAVVPGTEVSDVDAAARKVIADAGHGEHFAHGLGHGVGLQIHEAPSFAATGVGTLAAGMAVTVEPGVYLAGRGGVRIEDTLVVRAGEPELLTLSTKNLVVV
- a CDS encoding transcriptional regulator → MGDYAKALGAKLRGIRQQQGLSLHGVEQKSGGRWKAVVVGSYERGDRAVTVQKLAELADFYGVPVVELLPEGRVPSGAEPATKIVINLERLQQLPAEKVGPLARYAATIQSQRGDYNGKVLSIRTEDLRSLAIIYDMTPGELTEQLIDWGVLPPEARPSKED
- a CDS encoding B-4DMT family transporter, coding for MSAWVIRGLVMAVLHGAAITLLAKYAVYHPTDQALPVSLALAVLVGAAALWSALDAWRGLPDRGRVWFIAALVAGPVAGILYVIGRAVFVDQTGVSELGGALTGGAAFSALLVLIPAGLGLFVGGRIGRSQRSGEEPRA
- the nusB gene encoding transcription antitermination factor NusB codes for the protein MPTSKPHPNRGGAISRRQARRRAVEMLYEAAQRDTDAVTLLADRVGATDVDPIADYTISLVEGVTGRKTQIDELLAEHAQGWTLERMPKVDLAVLRVGVYELLWAEDVPDPVAIDEAVGLAKELSTDDSPRFVNGVLGRIGTIADRLRAVL